AATGCAACCTAAATAAAAGGCTGATGGGAAAACAAGGGAAAGACTCAAATAGACTGAACTATGTTCCAAGGAGGAGCATGTTCAGACAGTCCTCTGTAGCACATgcttggaagaaaagaacaaCTGTGCTAATACAAATGCTCACATCTTCAGGAAGCAAAGTAGAAGATATTAAgtgacattaagaaaaaaatttacagtCGTTTTTATGAGACTACACATTAACCAACTTTGgggagaggaagaatgagaaggaaatgtTTCTTTCACATCTTCGTGCAGAAAACTGTCCTTTCCCAACACTTTACCACCACTCATGAAAAATACAACATAAAACAAGGACTGATTCAGAAATGCCATTTGCTTTACTGGATACATTAACTTTCTAATAAAATCTTCTCCTTTGCTAGCATATATATTTGTCTTTAATAAAGTAAAGGTTTCTTATTGAATTCTGCAAATGTGTTTGGGAATACTATTTATACTCTTTGGGAAGCAGGAGTGGatatttttggggaaaaaaaaccaactatgCTCTACAATGTAAAAGCTGAAAATAAGATATCTATGAGGCAAGTTTCTTAGGAGAATCAAATGTTtctccagtttttctttctttctgtttttcctcgcctcctcttttcctttctccccctttGCATAATATGGATGCAATCACTTCCTGTTTATGGATTGTGATGGTTTGCCTGTCTAATAacagctctttcctttcttcttcgcACTTTCAGGTTTGTCCCCTTAAACACGTTCCGCTGCAGTGATCAGCTTTTCCATGTAATGCCACATGCCTTGCTAAACTGATTCAGACAGACCTCTTGCCCACAGTGGGAGCTCTTTCTTGGTTCTGTAAACTGTTTGAACAGCAGATGACCTTGAAGCTATGCCATTCTCAGGACACACTAAGCTCCTGTTTATGCTAAATGCCATAAAGAAAGCTAAAACCCTGTTATCACCTCCCACACTTCAAGTTAGGCATAGCACCTAAGTTAGCAGATGATCTGCCAGATGAACATTTAGTGCCTGCAATATgatgtttgttttccaagaaatATTGGTTGGTATGGAGGAGGTGCGCCTAcctgtgttgtgtttttatgcACTGAGTACCTTTTCCAAGACATGttagaacagaagaaaaaaaaatttttcaagtATGACAAACTTCAAGTTTTCCCCTCTCCATGTGCAAAATATGGTTAGCACAAACATGAACAGAAGCAAAATACCCCCCATGCCTGACTGCAATGGGAATAACCATATTTtcacaaaacaaattatattGTCATGAAATCCTTGCACcttcatttttgatattttaaattccCAATGCATTCAGCTGTAGGAGACAAGAGGTTTTAAAACCTACAACCATGTGAgggttaatttttttgtttgaagAAAGGCATCAGCCAAGCACAAACTCTTAACTGgaaatatataaactttattgtttttctgGTACCAATCTGAAGACTAACACATATTTCCAATTAATACTGAATAACTAAGGTGtatcaaataagaaaaataattaaaattaatccGTGTTTTTgatgaataataaattttaagagaTAAGCTAGATTTGACAGAAATGGGAAAGAGTTTAtggtttgtttctctttaatattcttaattttaaaaacgaCAGTATATGCCTCAAGCTTTTCCAAGACAAATAAATAGGCTTATTCCTAGTTCTGAAACTTActaaaggagtgtgtgtgtgtgtgcgcgcgcgcgcgcctaaAATCATATTCTCAGTTCATATAATCCTAAATACTATTATGTAATTACTAGTACACAAAAGAAAttgaacaaacagaaataaatcttGTAAAGGGGACCTTAATGATTAGtgaaacccctcccccacccgaaTACTGTGGGAGGGAGGCAAAACAGGCACTGgatataagaataaaaaatatgataCGCATAGCATGGTGGACTTttccttctggaacattctctaatACCTGACTTTTGcactttttgtgttttctatttgcCAGCTGGAGTGATCTGGTGCCTTCACGAATGGCCTCTCCTGGGCTGCAAGCTGCTCACAATACATTCTGGTGAAATAATAGCATAGGATCGGTCTAGTTGGAGCAGTTAATAACTGCTTAAGAGCCTTTTGCCTCTGAGGGTTGTTTTCATCGCCCCAAAGCAGTCACTCCCAACCCATCCCATTCCTCCTCCGTCTTTTAAAATGCTTCAACTTCCTCCTCAAATCCCTGGCTCCTACACCAGAGCAAACGCCAAGACCCTACATCTGTCCCCTCCTCTTTGCACAAAGCCGTCTGATCCGGTGAAGCCCGAGCCAGCTGATGGGGGTGAAGACGGACCGGAGAGCAGAGATCTGGCAGGGCACCCCCGTCCCGCAGGTGCTCAGCCCCGGCGCGCACAGAGTTAAAGGCATCATCGCAGCCATTAGAGGCAAAGTTGGGGGCCGCCGCGCGAGCCCAGTCCGCACAGCCCCGTGCCCGCTCCACTCGCCGCCGGCTCGCTGGGCGTGGGGAGGGCGGCGAGCACGCAAGCCGAGCGGCTGACGTGGGACGAGCTGCCAGGTAGCGGAAGCAGCCAGCCGCCAGCGGAGCCACTTCGCAGCGTGGCAGCTCGGGTCTGCGCCTGAAGCCTCCGGATCCCAGCCAGCTTGGTCCAACCCTCTCCAGTCGCAATCCCCTGTGCCCAAGTCAGTCTTCGCTGAGAGTGGCAGCATGCATGCAGTGTCGCACCCTGGGCTCTGAGAGTAGCCAGTGGACACGCTTGCCTGCTTGTCTTTTTAGGTTTTGGGCTCTGGGCTACACGGATGTGCTCCCCTCCCTTGGCATGATGGGGATCTTTTTGGCGTCTGTTGGATTTGTGTTCTTTTCTGTATTATATGTACAACAAGGGCTTTCTTCTCAAGGTAAGTCCGTTGTTTGTAATGTAtttgtggtgatgtgtgtgtgctgtaccaGACGGCTGGAGAGTGGCTCAAACCAAGCCAATAGTGGGCTTGGGTGGTATGAATAGTGTtcagtttggttgtttttttttttttttttttttttttttcaaagtttattaATTGCAAGCAAGCCaggtttcagagaaaaaaatctagtaGACACCAGCCTGGCAATGGGCAGTGGGGTGAGTTCttcagtgagcacacacacaggtgtgtgtgtgtgtgtgtgtgtgtgtgtgtgtgtgtgtgtgttccatgttcCATGTACATGAACAGGACAACCACTCACTCATGCATACACAATCATTAGGAGCTGGTGGTTGGAAGGGGCTTCTCAGTGCCAGCACTCCCTGAAGGCAGAAAGCTTTAGTTCCCTTCTCTGGTCCCTGCGACTTCTTCTCCATGAGTGTTTACCAGAGAACCCACAAGGAGGTAGGAATTGCATCAtaagcagcagcagcctgctggGCCCCGTTGTTCAGGACTTTGCAGGCTGCAGTGGTTGCTTCGGCACCATGAGCAGATCAGTTTTTGCCTCCTCCGGAAGACTGCATCACTTCTTGCAAGCAGAAATGCCCCACTCCGATGCCCAATGTGAACAGAAATCCCCTTTCAGACAGAATGCCTTCTGAATAGCAGCTATTTCCTTGAGACATAAACAGTTCCCTTTAATTAGTGGTGCTCAACTTGGGATTTCATTAAATAGTGAAAAGAGACACCCAGATTCACTATCtttaaggaaaaaggagaaagtgcctctaatcttcctgccttcccGTCTTGTGATTATGCCCTTCCATCACTCACAATAAAAGGCTCCTTCTAGAGAGCCATCAGCTCTTTGCAAAGTGCCCCTGAGATAGCCTAAGAACAATCATCCTGctaacaaggggggggggggggagagaagaggaatcATCCCATGTTCAAGGAATGCCTCTAGGGAGGaggggacattttattttttgtgacttTCACGTGGCTCTATTAATCTTACAACCTGGCAGTGTCAAGGTTAGTAGCAAAGGGGCTAGGCAGAGTGTCCATGGTGTCTTTCAAATAATCTTTGATCTGAACTAAACACGGGTGTATGATTTTTATATCCCCTGACATATTGCTGTTCATAATGGCTTGAAGGGAGCAATCGTGAAGGTTAACTTGCAGGGACAAAACATATGCCTTTTCCATAGTGTGCAACTTGTTTCACTACTCTTGGCCTCCAGAACAAAACTGCTAACCACTATTTTGATAGATTAAGGATGTGCATTTTGACATAAACTTACAACCCACTCCTAATAGGAAACATGCCAGTTAGCCACAGATTGTTTAGGAACTTAAGAATCCAGAGGCTTTGTCATATATCAACTTGACAGATGGTCTAAATTGCATCTCCCTGTATCTTGCAATAAGTTTTAGAGGATGCTGCAGTCTGACAAAAGGTGTTTGCGTCTAACTCTGGGCAGCTTGGCTAGCAGAGAGAGCCACTGGCAAGCTCATTAACCTGTCCATTATCTGGACTTGATCAACAGCAAAGTAATCCAGGCATGATACCAAGAACGAGACATGCAGGGACAAAGAAATGGGCTTGGGGAGGCCTGCAGGGATGTCATACAGGATCgttattgctgtttttattttccttttccaaggCCCACGGGGGCGGGGAAAAAGaaggccaaacaaacaaaaacttgtgtCGAGTTCTCCAGGGAAGTGACATTGGCAAAGCTGGTGTAGACACACCAAAACGATGTGTTTCTGTCTTGCAGCAAAATTTACGGAGTTTCCGCGGAACGTGACTGCGACCGAAGGGCAAAATGTGGAAATGTCCTGTGCTTTCCAAAGCGGCTCCGCTTCGGTGTACCTGGAGATCCAATGGTGGTTCCTTCGGGGACCAGAGGACCTGGAGCAAGGAACCGAGGCTACAGGCGCGCAGGTAGTCACGGCTCCAAGCCCACAGAGCCCCTGCGTGTCACTTTCTTAGTTCAGTGCCAGGGTACTGCCCATGCATTCCAGGGAACCCCCGCCCCCTTGCTCTATGAGAGTAAGAAAGGCTGAATTTGTCTTGCTGATAGCAAGTTAAAGGCACCTAGGAAATCACAGAAGCAGGGACTTTCCGGATTTAGAATGGAAGTAACCCCCTCTTAGTAGCCGGTACTGTGGAGCCCTGCAAACTGGCAATGTGTTTCTGGTATAGCCCAGAACACTGTTCGCCAGCCTTCTGTTTTCGCAACGTCGAAGCGATGGGAGGCATCCTCCTCACCCTTTAATTCCTTTCTAGATATTCTGTCATTTctctcatttccccttctctctctctctctctctctctctctctctctctctctctctctctctctctctctctccaacccccccccccaagagagaAGCGTGAATCAAGctggcgggagggaggaaggaagggagagagggagggagcggagggggggaaggagcaggggtggggtgaggggaatGAGATAGGCATCAGAAAAGCAAGGAGAGGCCCTAGAGAGGAAAGTAGAGCAGGGGAAGGGaaataggaaaaagagaaggaaaatgtaaagagaaaaagCTAGTATCGTAGTGGGAAGAGCGCGGGAAAGGGGTGACCCAGGAAGCTGGAACAGGACTCGGACATGACACCTAGAGGACGAGAAAGTCTGTAGAAGAGGGCCTGGGGACTTGTCAGCGGAAGGACAGACATACAGAAATTCGTCTGGAAAACTTCCACCCACACTCCTGTCCTCTACTAGTTTCGTGTCTGTCCCTACGCTTTCTGGAACCCGTAGGTCGGGCTGACTGAACTGCGAGGGAGAAGACCTGGCAGCACTGTGACTCTCACACCAGGCCAGCCAAGGGGGAGCCCAGATGCGGGCCTGCAGGCACCATAAGGACCCTCCTGGGTGCTGATAGGACAGAGGAGACCGTGGGGACCTCAGAGGCGCTTGGGAATAACGACGACCGAGGCGACCACGGGAATACTTAGGGACGCCAGGCTCTCTTCAGGGGACCACAGGGACCCTAGAGATTCTTGCAGAAAGCTAGGATCGGAGTGACTCCCAGCAAAGACGTGGCACGACCTAAGGGACTGCTTGGCATCCGGCGTGGGGATTCGGGGATGCTCCAGGGAGGGGCGAGGGAGGCAGTCCAGCCGCTAGCCTGGCCTCGGGACTGGATGTGGTTGGGACCTAGATCGTTCTTCGGTCCCTTAATTTGCCTTGGCTGGGGCGTTTCAAAGCGGGCATCTCTTCTAGCGGTTGCCGCGCTGCGGTTTCCCGGCGCCAGAACGGTAGAATTTGGGTGAGGTTAAGCATTTGCACCCTTGTCCTACAGGTGGAGCTCTTACCCGATAGAGACCCGGACAACGATGGGACCAAGATTAGTGTGAGTGTCACAGAGATGATCGACAGGGGGCGCATGCTTTAGTAAATGCCAAGCAGGCCCAAGATAACCAGTAGAAAACAGattttagatttaaaatcttttaattcATTAAGCTTGAAGAGGTAGTTTTGCAAATTCAGAATGAGAGGcagttctctctttttatctcATTTAATGCCTAAAAATTGAACCGAATTTAGAGTCCATAAATAAAATTGCATGTTTTGACCATGTAAGCAATCACAAATTGCTTAAAGTATTATTTTGCTAGctaatgtttttcttattatttcttattatttgctATCTAATGCTAGCGCTGTTTTTCTTAATCTGTTTTCACAATCACCTAAGGATAACTGTGAAGTTCTGAAACATTAataattcaattcaattcaaaGTAATGAGAGTACTTACTcttaacataaaatgaaaatgtcaggaaaacaaaaatgaaaccatgCACTGGGATTTTGAAATGTAATGAAAGAGCGTGACTCAATTTGGATATCACTCGTAATTCATGCAAAGCATATAAATCTAGTAtccaaataataacaaaaatataaagccAAAGCAAATATAAATGGACACTTGCTATTAGGCCAGACTGACACACTAACAATATGAAAATGAGGGTTATTTGTAATAATTACAATAGCCATGGCTAGAATAGTTTTCTTGATCATCCTTCCTTACTGTgtttataaatcaataaaatcctTAAGCATGACAGATTTATGTAATCTTTCCATCTATAAATCATGGGATAACATATGATATATGCCAAATTTAACTGCTCtgataacatatatacatatatatgtatgtatacatatacatatctacaTTAAGTATATATTAGACATGGGGTTGACTTCAGTTTTGAAAATCAAATCAATGTTCAATTAATAGCATGGCAAGTTTGTATAATAGCGTGAGCATATGACTGAGCCTTGACCTCACATACTATTACCTGTAGCCTGAGCTCTGCTATCTTCTGTGGATAGACAACTGAGAAGAAAATTTTTACTAACCAAATCTGTTAGGAGTGTCTTTGGTAAAGTGCACCCTCTTTTAAACTATTATACCCAACACTTTCCCGCCCTGCCCCATATTTGAGGGAGTTGTCTTGCAGCCATACAGAAGAAAAACCTATGCAGTGACGTACTCCTTAGTCAATTGCTTCATGCAGGCAGAGACCAAGCCCATGTTGAAAACTTGGCAGGACTGATATGACAGTTTGAGAACTGTGGACAGTGctgaaattgaactcatgatctcttgCATCTATGAGTGGGATTGTTCATAGAACAGGATGAATATGGCCTTTAGATTTGTGCTATGAAGTCAACAAGACCCTATAATTTCCTAACATTAACAAACTTAAAGACTGGGAGtaacatcccctggagggggaggcctggtggtactcagaggaaggatacaggctaccaagaagagacttgataccctatgagcatttacagtgggaggagttccccctcagtcacagtcataggggaggggagtaaggggaaaatgggagggagtgaggactgggaggatacaagagatgggataacaattgagatctaatatgaataaattaataaaaatgtatatatttattttaaaatacatatttttttaaaagactgggaGGAAAAATCCTTTGATGTGAAACTTTGGTTTTCACTTGTAATTTTTCAGACAGTGAAAGTCCAAGGCAATGATATCTCTCACAAGCTTCAGATTTCCAAAGTGAGGAAAAAGGATGAAGGTTTATATGAGTGCAGGGTGACAGATGCCAACTACGGAGAGCTACAGGAACACAAGGCCCAGGCCTACCTGAAAGTCAACGCCAACAGCCATGCTCGGAGGATGCAGGCCTTTGAAGCCTCACCGATGTGGCTGCAAGACATGAAGCCTCGAAAGAATGTGTCGTCAGCGGTTTCCAACAGCGTCCACAGCTCTGCCAACCAGCGAACACACTCCACCTCCAGCCCTCAAGCCGTAGCCAAAATCCCCAAGCAAAGTCCACAATCAGGTATGGAAACCCATTCTGAGCCTTTCATTTTATCACTCACAAACCCTCCACCAAGAGGTCAGTTGAGGAGCGTAGACAGATTAATTTTAGACAGCTTTTCAAAATAGGAGGGTGAGTTCGATTGAAATGAGGAGACATGAGCCGTTGAGAGCAGCAAGGCTGGACGTTTAGGAGGAGTTTGCTCCATTAGTCCCTGGCACTGTTTCCTATCCAGGGATCTGAGAGCTGGACTCTTttattctctcccttctctctgtatTTACACATTATAAGAACAATAAATCATGCAATGTTGGTTACATTACAAATGCATGTTCATTTTCTCTACAGATTTATGTATCGATAATGACCCAAATTAATAGGCTTTCACTTAatcaaaatggaaatgaaaaaggcTCATCATAATCCATCCAGACATTTAGTGACCTGTGTGGCTttaagcagagctatgctccaagGGCTTTTGATTTTGAAGGAGAAACTTCAGCTGCCTGTGATGAAATTGATGATGATAATGGCAGGAAGtgaggaggggcggggagggggggtgagggAAATGTTGCAGAGATAAGGCAGCTCCTACAAATGTGCCTTGGATGCCAATTTGGAAGCTTAGTCACATTTCTGGAGTCAGCTGTGCAAGTTAAAGTAATTCTGAATGGCATTAACTTATGCAATCGTTCCACCGATGGAAACTCACGGAACTTCTAACCTTGAGGCGGGATAAAGACTGCCTGCATTGAGCAAGCAGCCTTGTActgttttctcaaatgctttgCCTAACATACGTTAAGGGGGGCATCCTGCTCAAGCACACATCTGATTGCTTGTTGTGATGATTagttggtttggggggggggttattttgctttattttcttaccTGCAATTTTTCCAGAAAGTGAAGTCTAAGAACTTCCATTTTCCGAAGTGGAGTTTATAGGATGTGGCTTTATAGGAGGACAGGGTGACTGATGCCAACTGTTGGGAGCTACAGTGACACAGGCCCAGGCCTACCTGAAAGTCATCAGCAATGGCCAAAGCAGAGCTCTGAATCCCTGCTTGCTAACAATGCATTTAAGAAATATATGTGGCAGGTCTGCAGCATAGTGCACTGTACAGTACTTTATTAGTTTGTAGAAAGCCCTGGATCAAGTCTCCAGCATCATAGAAAACAAGTCAATCAatctataaaaactaataaaataatgtatgccAATGTGTGTTTCCTTTTCATGCTTTTTGTTTGAATAGACATGATTTACATTAAGCAGAAGGCTCAGATAGGGCCCGGTGCATTCCCATGGCTTTAAATGCCAATGAGGCTCTGGGGTTCTGTTTTAGTCCCTGTAGGTAGCGTACCAGTGTGCTGAATAAGGGCTGAGCCTTTCTGAAGCTCAGTTTTTCTGGCTTTGTCTCATTTTCCTTGTAATCTCTTTTGTTTCCCAAATTCAAGAACAAAGCCAGTAGAGCTAGTAATGGTTTTTATTGTATGTGAGAGCACACAAATGCCTACATCTCAATTATTGTTTTTTAACCATTAAGTTGTGACCTTTTCATCCTCTTTTACATTATAAGCCAAGAGGCCACACACTACCTGTAGAATAACAGCGTGTTGTCAGCAGTCATTTTACAACAAAATTAGTGAGAACACCAAACCCTGAAAGAGAAATTGTTAGCCTTCGTAGAATAACCCAAGCTAGACAGCATACATCTATCTGTGCAGTACAGTCAAATTAACAATTACCCTATGTGAGCGACTAAAGAGAATGAAGTTGTTTCTAAAATATCCTATTAACTTTGTgacataaaataatattctttaaaaatatctactttaTTTTTGCTGTCTCTCCTAGAGTTGTGATGAGAACTAAATTATGAACTGAGTATCTTCTTACAATTTTCAAGTAAAATTACTGCTCTTTTTTGCATCTTCCTATCAGCTTTGTCCTTAGgcttaaaattgtttttgctaAAGGTTAAAAGAGAGAAGAATGCTGTCTTCTGCAAATCTCCACCCAGTAAAAACATTATGCACTGCTCCTTTCCTGATTGTAGCAAAGATAAACCTAAATATCACAAagcattaaatatttctttttctactagCGGATAGTGTAAAAATCTTTCATATACTTTTATCAACATTCTGTAATATCTCTTTTGAAGTGGGGAGGCTTTCCTGCCACTGCAGTGTCTTGTCTCAGTTTCATGCTTGTAAGATCATTTCATATAATACAGTAATTGGGATGGATATTTGTAtgttacatatattatattatacacatGACACTCCTGTCCCAGTGGATAATTTTGCTGTGCAACTTCTATATTAGATTCATGTAAAACTTACTTCAATGTCTCATTTATTTACCTTTCATCTCTTAAAGGCAtgacaaacacagaaacataaaaatgaaaggcaCACTTCCTCCCTCTACAGGATTTGTTAAGTTTGCcatgtctaaaaaataaaaataaaaataaacagatattaTAGATTCCATATAGTATGTAATTGTTATAgcaaagacataaaaatgaaaatcttacTGTAAGTGGCAGACGGGAATGCTAGCCTTTCATAGTTTATCAAAGGATACAAGGAGGTTTCCGTCATCTAGAatagtggttctcacccttcctaatgctccctgatatattttaatacaagccctcatgttgtggtgactcccaaccataaagttacttttttctttttgctacttcataactataattttgctactgttatgaatggtaatgtaAATTTCTaatatgcaggagatctgatatgtgacctctgtaAAAAGGCTATTCGACCACTGGATGGGTTGCAACACACAGGTCGAGAACCACTTTTCTATAACATTGACGGCATTGTCATAGTAACCAGTGCCATAATAAATTTGTTTATTCagccctttatttttattacattctttGGCTTAGTTGACTATTTAGATTCACGTGCTCAACTCTAGAATCATATAATCTTCCTGtcaaatttttctatatttttatgaaGGAAACATTAgctgaaataaatacataaaatcttcAAATTGTCTTAAAATTTAATCTAACTGTAAAgcaaaattaacataaaaaggAAGGGGGAGATAATATCTGTGATCTCCCAGAGATAACCAGGTGTGCATTTGATAATACTGTGACTAATCCTGATTATTTCCTCAACAATTTCCTCAAATTATACACTATCCTGTCTTTCTTGCAACTATTATCTTTCTccttataaattattttacaaatgacaaataattatagattcttaacttttaaaattattagatttttatttttattttatagccaGATCTAGggctaaaataataaagaaaatataatgcaaACTGATAGGCAAAACTTTCTTATAATTTTGTATCTTAAGTTTTTTAGTGCTCTCTCCAGTTCTCTGTACCTAAGACAGAAGTTGTTCTTATGAAACCTGGATTTCTCATCCTG
This DNA window, taken from Acomys russatus chromosome 22, mAcoRus1.1, whole genome shotgun sequence, encodes the following:
- the Vstm2a gene encoding V-set and transmembrane domain-containing protein 2A isoform X5, whose protein sequence is MMGIFLASVGFVFFSVLYVQQGLSSQAKFTEFPRNVTATEGQNVEMSCAFQSGSASVYLEIQWWFLRGPEDLEQGTEATGAQVELLPDRDPDNDGTKISTVKVQGNDISHKLQISKVRKKDEGLYECRVTDANYGELQEHKAQAYLKVNANSHARRMQAFEASPMWLQDMKPRKNVSSAVSNSVHSSANQRTHSTSSPQAVAKIPKQSPQSAKSKSPVKSTERTAKLTLNAKHHSAPLYSSYVHKEHQLPEA
- the Vstm2a gene encoding V-set and transmembrane domain-containing protein 2A isoform X4, encoding MQCRTLGSESSQWTRLPACLFRFWALGYTDVLPSLGMMGIFLASVGFVFFSVLYVQQGLSSQAKFTEFPRNVTATEGQNVEMSCAFQSGSASVYLEIQWWFLRGPEDLEQGTEATGAQVELLPDRDPDNDGTKISTVKVQGNDISHKLQISKVRKKDEGLYECRVTDANYGELQEHKAQAYLKVNANSHARRMQAFEASPMWLQDMKPRKNVSSAVSNSVHSSANQRTHSTSSPQAVAKIPKQSPQSDLCIDNDPN
- the Vstm2a gene encoding V-set and transmembrane domain-containing protein 2A isoform X2: MQCRTLGSESSQWTRLPACLFRFWALGYTDVLPSLGMMGIFLASVGFVFFSVLYVQQGLSSQAKFTEFPRNVTATEGQNVEMSCAFQSGSASVYLEIQWWFLRGPEDLEQGTEATGAQVELLPDRDPDNDGTKISTVKVQGNDISHKLQISKVRKKDEGLYECRVTDANYGELQEHKAQAYLKVNANSHARRMQAFEASPMWLQDMKPRKNVSSAVSNSVHSSANQRTHSTSSPQAVAKIPKQSPQSGARIATSHGLSVLLLVCGFVKGALL
- the Vstm2a gene encoding V-set and transmembrane domain-containing protein 2A isoform X3 is translated as MQCRTLGSESSQWTRLPACLFRFWALGYTDVLPSLGMMGIFLASVGFVFFSVLYVQQGLSSQAKFTEFPRNVTATEGQNVEMSCAFQSGSASVYLEIQWWFLRGPEDLEQGTEATGAQVELLPDRDPDNDGTKISTVKVQGNDISHKLQISKVRKKDEGLYECRVTDANYGELQEHKAQAYLKVNANSHARRMQAFEASPMWLQDMKPRKNVSSAVSNSVHSSANQRTHSTSSPQAVAKIPKQSPQSVHAKTFMSTRAKLAS
- the Vstm2a gene encoding V-set and transmembrane domain-containing protein 2A isoform X1, whose amino-acid sequence is MQCRTLGSESSQWTRLPACLFRFWALGYTDVLPSLGMMGIFLASVGFVFFSVLYVQQGLSSQAKFTEFPRNVTATEGQNVEMSCAFQSGSASVYLEIQWWFLRGPEDLEQGTEATGAQVELLPDRDPDNDGTKISTVKVQGNDISHKLQISKVRKKDEGLYECRVTDANYGELQEHKAQAYLKVNANSHARRMQAFEASPMWLQDMKPRKNVSSAVSNSVHSSANQRTHSTSSPQAVAKIPKQSPQSAKSKSPVKSTERTAKLTLNAKHHSAPLYSSYVHKEHQLPEA